In Silene latifolia isolate original U9 population chromosome X, ASM4854445v1, whole genome shotgun sequence, the following proteins share a genomic window:
- the LOC141620208 gene encoding uncharacterized protein LOC141620208: MNEEKKFSKFLEMLKKLEVSLPFTEVMTQMPLYTKFLKDVLTKKRSMGGDGLVALRGRCNAVLLNPMPEKLQDPGSFSIPCMVGNVNIKRALCDLGANVSILPLPITRNVGLHDMISTSMTLQLADRSVQRPMGVIKDVSVKVDNFYIPADFVVLDIPEDQKTPIILRRLFLATGDVNVSVKEEKLTFKVG, from the coding sequence ATGAATGAGGAGAAGAAATTCTCTAAATTCTTGGAGATGTTGAAGAAACTTGAAGTTTCATTACCTTTCACCGAGGTAATGACACAAATGCCACTCTACACCAAATTCTTGAAGGATGTTTTGACAAAGAAGAGGAGCATGGGAGGAGATGGTCTAGTGGCTCTTAGGGGGCGATGTAACGCGGTCTTACTCAATCCTATGCCGGAAAAGCTACaagatccgggtagtttctctattccGTGCATGGTGGGTAATGTGAATATCAAGAGGGCACTTTGTGATCTTGGTGCTAATGTTAGCATACTCCCGCTCCCTATTACAAGGAATGTTGGTTTGCATGATATGATATCTACATCTATGACCTTGCAACTAGCCGATAGATCGGTGCAAAGACCAATGGGTGTAATTAAAGATGTTTCGGTTAAAGTGGACAATTTCTATATTCCGGCCGACTTTGTGGTTCTAGACATTCCGGAAGACCAAAAAACTCCCATTATCCTTAGGAGGCTCTTCTTAGCAACCGGGGATGTCAACGTAAGTGTTAAGGAAGAGAAGCTCACTTTCAAAGTGGGATGA